A stretch of the Uranotaenia lowii strain MFRU-FL chromosome 3, ASM2978415v1, whole genome shotgun sequence genome encodes the following:
- the LOC129753797 gene encoding uncharacterized protein LOC129753797 produces MATSGASSSTRNPPLRNLQTRLKAMLEMFKAITSFANTLGEVTSVQQIQVRLEKLNELWDKVNDAIMDVEIHEEYSSKEGACPGIRLDFTTRFYDAKASMLDRIKELEGNTANASVLQSTRIMDSSMQPVTEHVRLPQIRLQTFDGNIDQWLGFRDLFLSLIHSKVDLPDVEKFHYLKGCLAGEARALIDPLALTRANYTIAWETLMTRYNDSKVLKRRQVGNLFKLPKVTKESSSEIQVLLEGFKRVVQTLDQLVKPEDYKDLLLLEVLCSRLDPVTRRAWEEHSALQTQDTVKDLTQFLQTRVKILASLPSKAQDAKQEPSQPLKKNFASRTSYSAAQMSSVTCIACPESHLLYTCSAFLRLNPSARDKLLRQHNLCRNCFRRGHQATECRSFQVCRKCRGKHHTLVCFREDGGGYSSPRASTSTRRGQQSSQSTDTTAGTVSSNVARNHSSTIILATAVVLVEDDTGKTFHARALLDSGSESNFMTERLYQRMKISRRRSNISVLGIGKANTTVKYQVSAVVKSRTSSFARNMEFLLLPAVTADLPTTSVTVSSWKFPQGVELADPGFFQSKSVDLVLGIQHFFSFLQPDNKIPLGEGLPMLIDSVFGWLVTGAVEHQGSARRIVCNAASTVHLDELLTRFWSCEEIGSPNTFSPEEQRCEAQFVRTIQRSSDGRYTVGLPKNDEILSRMGESRGIALQRLNGLERRLAKDPDLRNQYNQFMEEYVDLGHMRRAYVGPEKRCYLPHHPVIKQASTTTKVRVVFDASCKSSSGISLNEALLAGPVIQDELRALIMRCRMKQIMIVADVEKMFRQIGIDRADMPLQSILWRKDPSKVVETFELTTVTYGTKPAPFLATRTLKQLATDEQQSYPLGSKAIMEDVYMDDVLTGTDNEEAASTLCEQLISLTKSGGFRLRKFASNSQTALQSVDEEDLALPQTEEIQLDPDPVVKTLGLVWQPRTDILRFNFTILSTPENVRLTKRKILSAIAMLFDPLGMVGAVTTTAKICMQKLWKLNENGERLDWDHPVPVEIEREWREFHRQLHLMNALKIQRCAVIPNWVKMELHFFSDASEKAYGACAYIKSIDAQGKIFVHLLTSKSKVAPLKCQSIPRLELCGALLSAELSCKVREALKVEMEMFFWTDSTCVLQWLKSIPTTWATFVANRVAKIQSATENCVWRHVPGVQNPADLISRGVHPDQIQESKLWWNGPEWLLQNYYPEQPSSFSTEGADAEVRHVAVNLTTRQPDFGVEYVSKFSSFNKLIRSTAYWMRLMRILKKTETNPKSFLTVAELRDAEYAVIRRIQQETFPEDWKCLVEGKEVHRSSPLRWFVPRISSENLIRVGGRLGKSEESEDTKHPIVLPAKHPFTIMLYEHYHQKLMHAGSQLLLSSVRLKYWPLGGRNVPRQIIHNCKQCFRSKPSPIQQFMGELPLARVTRSRPFSKTGVDYFGPVYVRLAPRRPATKAYVAVFVCLCTKAVHLELVSDLTTDRFLQAFRRFIGRRGYCSDIYSDNGTNFVGARNFLRELLKLLRNSQHQEKVSRECVNNQIQWHFIPPAAPHFGGLWEAAVRSAKKHLLKVLGENAVPFEDMTTFLVQVENCLNSRPITALTDDPSNLQPLTPGHFLVGEALQQLPERDYKEVPMNRLNQSQVLQKKLQHFWDRWRVEYLTQLQGRYKRWRSPVEISVGRLVIIKDDNLPPSRWKMGRVEELHPGSDGVVRVVTLKTETGPSTRPVEKLCILPEAFQPQDHRRSLENQTDQTTPLCS; encoded by the coding sequence ATGGCTACTTCCGGGGCTTCATCGTCCACTAGGAATCCACCGCTGAGGAATCTCCAAACCAGATTGAAGGCAATGCTGGAGATGTTTAAGGCGATAACCTCTTTTGCGAACACCTTGGGGGAGGTAACATCGGTTCAACAAATCCAAGTGAGGCTGGAAAAGTTGAATGAGTTGTGGGATAAGGTCAACGATGCTATCATGGATGTAGAAATTCATGAAGagtattcgtcgaaggaaggcgcTTGTCCAGGCATAAGGTTAGACTTCACCACACGTTTCTACGATGCAAAGGCGAGCATGTTGGACCGCATCAAGGAGTTGGAAGGGAATACCGCGAATGCTAGTGTTTTACAATCCACCCGCATCATGGATTCATCCATGCAGCCAGTGACGGAGCACGTGAGGTTACCCCAAATTAGGCTGCAGACTTTCGACGGCAACATAGATCAGTGGTTGGGCTTTCGGGATCTTTTTCTCTCGTTGATCCATTCCAAGGTGGACTTGCCGGATGTGGAAAAGTTCCATTATCTGAAGGGATGCTTAGCCGGAGAAGCCAGAGCACTCATCGACCCTTTGGCCTTGACAAGAGCCAACTACACCATTGCCTGGGAAACTCTGATGACGAGATACAACGATAGCAAGGTTTTGAAACGTCGACAAGTAGGAAATCTGTTCAAACTCCCGAAGGTCACCAAGGAATCTTCATCAGAAATTCAAGTGCTGTTGGAAGGCTTCAAACGTGTTGTGCAAACGTTAGACCAACTGGTAAAGCCCGAGGATTACAAGGATTTATTGCTGTTGGAAGTATTGTGCTCAAGGCTGGATCCCGTAACGCGTCGTGCATGGGAGGAGCACAGTGCGCTGCAGACTCAGGATACGGTTAAGGATCTCACCCAGTTTCTTCAAACGAGAGTCAAAATTCTTGCCTCACTACCATCAAAGGCTCAGGATGCGAAGCAGGAGCCTTCCCAACCGCTCAAGAAGAACTTCGCCTCTAGAACGAGTTACAGCGCAGCTCAGATGTCATCCGTAACGTGTATCGCTTGCCCAGAATCCCATCTGCTTTACACCTGTTCAGCGTTTTTGAGGTTGAATCCCTCCGCACGCGACAAACTGCTGAGGCAGCATAATCTGTGCAGGAATTGTTTTCGACGTGGTCATCAAGCTACAGAATGCAGATCTTTTCAAGTGTGCCGTAAATGTAGGGGAAAGCACCACACTTTAGTGTGCTTCAGAGAAGACGGAGGCGGTTACAGCAGTCCCCGAGCATCAACATCCACCAGAAGAGGTCAACAGTCATCTCAGTCAACCGATACAACAGCAGGAACTGTTTCTTCAAATGTTGCCAGGAACCACTCTTCGACAATCATCCTCGCCACAGCAGTCGTTTTGGTTGAAGACGACACAGGAAAGACCTTCCACGCAAGGGCTTTACTAGACTCCGGATCAGAGAGTAACTTCATGACAGAGAGGCTCTATCAGCGGATGAAGATCTCCCGAAGACGTTCGAATATCTCGGTACTTGGAATCGGCAAGGCAAACACAACTGTAAAATACCAGGTTTCAGCAGTTGTGAAGTCACGTACATCTAGTTTTGCGAGAAATATGGAATTTCTTCTTCTCCCAGCGGTTACTGCAGATCTGCCTACTACTAGCGTGACGGTTTCTTCGTGGAAGTTCCCACAGGGTGTGGAATTAGCGGATCCAGGTTTCTTCCAATCAAAATCGGTAGATTTGGTACTCGGCATTCAGCATTTCTTCTCCTTCTTGCAACCCGACAACAAAATTCCGCTTGGCGAGGGTCTGCCAATGCTGATTGATTCAGTGTTCGGTTGGTTGGTCACCGGAGCAGTTGAACACCAGGGTTCAGCTCGGCGCATCGTTTGCAATGCAGCTTCTACAGTTCATCTAGACGAACTTCTCACCAGgttttggtcgtgtgaggagaTAGGGTCTCCGAACACATTTTCCCCGGAAGAACAACGCTGTGAGGCGCAGTTTGTTCGCACTATCCAGAGGAGTTCTGATGGACGATACACTGTTGGCTTACCGAAAAACGACGAGATACTTTCGAGGATGGGCGAGTCGCGCGGCATTGCACTTCAGCGATTAAATGGCTTAGAACGAAGATTGGCGAAAGATCCAGATTTGCGAAATCAATATAACCAGTTCATGGAGGAGTACGTGGACCTAGGGCACATGCGTAGGGCGTATGTGGGCCCAGAGAAGCGTTGTTATCTACCACACCACCCAGTCATCAAACAGGCGAGCACAACAACCAAGGTTCGAGTGGTATTTGATGCATCGTGTAAGAGCAGCAGTGGCATTTCTCTGAACGAGGCACTCCTGGCAGGACCGGTAATCCAAGACGAGTTGCGAGCTCTCATCATGCGTTGCCGAATGAAGCAAATAATGATTGTCGCAGATGTCGAGAAAATGTTCCGACAAATAGGCATCGATAGAGCAGACATGCCGCTGCAAAGTATTCTGTGGAGGAAGGATCCATCGAAGGTCGTAGAAACGTTTGAACTCACCACTGTAACATATGGAACAAAACCGGCACCGTTTCTCGCCACCAGAACTCTGAAACAGTTGGCCACAGATGAGCAGCAGTCGTACCCTCTGGGATCCAAGGCAATCATGGAAGACGTCTATATGGATGACGTTTTGACGGGTACCGATAACGAAGAAGCGGCTTCAACACTATGCGAACAGTTAATAAGTTTAACGAAAAGCGGTGGGTTTCGATTAAGAAAGTTCGCATCCAATTCGCAAACGGCCTTGCAATCAGTAGATGAGGAAGACCTTGCGTTGCCACAGACGGAGGAAATACAACTAGATCCAGACCCTGTAGTCAAAACCCTAGGACTTGTGTGGCAACCCCGAACCGATATTCTGCGCTTCAATTTCACCATATTGAGTACCCCGGAAAACGTAAGGCTAACGAAACGTAAGATTCTGTCGGCAATCGCAATGTTGTTCGATCCGCTTGGTATGGTAGGAGCTGTAACCACAACTGCCAAAATTTGTATGCAGAAGCTGTGGAAATTGAACGAGAACGGAGAAAGGCTTGACTGGGATCATCCGGTTCCAGTTGAAATCGAACGGGAATGGCGTGAATTTCACCGGCAGCTTCACTTGATGAACGCGTTGAAAATTCAGCGTTGTGCAGTCATTCCTAACTGGGTTAAGATGGAGTTACATTTTTTCTCGGACGCATCGGAGAAGGCGTATGGTGCCTGCGCATACATCAAGAGCATCGATGCTCAGGGAAAGATTTTTGTGCATCTGCTGACGTCGAAATCAAAGGTCGCGCCCTTAAAATGCCAGTCGATACCCAGATTGGAGCTATGCGGAGCACTTTTATCGGCTGAATTATCCTGCAAGGTACGAGAGGCgttgaaagttgaaatggagatgtttttctggacggATTCAACTTGCGTGCTGCAGTGGTTGAAGTCGATTCCTACGACGTGGGCTACGTTCGTTGCAAACCGTGTAGCAAAAATCCAATCTGCTACGGAGAACTGCGTTTGGAGACATGTTCCAGGGGTACAGAATCCAGCAGATCTAATTTCCCGTGGTGTACATCCCGATCAGATCCAGGAGAGCAAGCTGTGGTGGAACGGTCCCGAATGGCTGCTGCAGAACTATTATCCGGAACAACCTAGCAGCTTTAGCACTGAGGGAGCAGATGCAGAAGTTCGACATGTTGCAGTAAACCTGACAACAAGACAGCCCGATTTTGGAGTGGAATACGTCAGCAAGTTCTCGTCTTTCAACAAGCTCATACGCAGCACCGCATACTGGATGCGCCTGATGCGTATCTTAAAGAAAACTGAAACAAATCCCAAGAGTTTTCTGACTGTAGCGGAACTTAGAGATGCCGAATACGCCGTAATCCGCCGAATACAGCAGGAGACGTTCCCTGAAGATTGGAAGTGCCTAGTCGAAGGAAAGGAGGTTCACCGAAGTTCGCCCCTAAGATGGTTTGTTCCTCGAATTTCTTCGGAGAACTTAATACGAGTTGGCGGCCGATTGGGGAAATCGGAGGAGTCAGAAGATACCAAACACCCAATAGTTTTACCAGCGAAACACCCTTTTACAATTATGTTGTACGAGCACTATCATCAGAAGTTGATGCACGCAGGATCGCAGTTGTTGCTTAGTTCCGTTCGTTTGAAGTATTGGCCACTTGGAGGTCGGAATGTTCCTCGGCAGATTATACACAACTGTAAACAGTGTTTCCGCTCCAAGCCTAGTCCTATCCAGCAGTTCATGGGTGAACTACCGTTGGCTCGTGTCACGAGATCCAGACCTTTTTCCAAGACCGGAGTGGACTACTTCGGACCAGTATATGTTCGCTTAGCCCCAAGACGACCAGCAACCAAGGCCTACGTTGCTGTTTTCGTCTGTTTATGCACGAAGGCAGTACACCTCGAACTAGTTTCAGACCTAACGACGGACCGTTTCCTCCAAGCATTTCGCCGTTTTATTGGGAGAAGAGGGTATTGTTCCGACATATACTCGGACAATGGTACCAACTTCGTAGGAGCTCGAAATTTTCTACGGGAATTGTTGAAACTTTTGCGTAACAGCCAACATCAGGAGAAGGTATCAAGAGAGTGCGTTAACAACCAAATTCAATGGCACTTCATTCCACCGGCTGCCCCTCACTTTGGAGGACTTTGGGAAGCTGCGGTCAGATCGGCCAAGAAGCATCTGCTGAAGGTTCTCGGAGAAAACGCTGTCCCTTTTGAAGATATGACCACGTTTCTAGTGCAAGtggaaaattgtttgaactcAAGACCAATCACTGCGTTGACTGATGACCCAAGTAACCTTCAACCACTTACGCCTGGTCATTTTTTGGTTGGGGAAGCATTGCAACAACTACCGGAAAGGGACTATAAGGAGGTACCGATGAATCGGCTAAATCAGAGCCAAGTGCTGCAGAAAAAGCTTCAGCATTTTTGGGACAGATGGAGAGTAGAGTATCTCACACAGCTGCAAGGACGTTACAAGAGATGGAGATCGCCGGTTGAGATATCTGTTGGGAGACTTGTCATCATAAAGGACGATAATCTTCCACCATCGCGTTGGAAAATGGGCCGTGTTGAAGAGCTGCATCCAGGATCGGACGGCGTTGTGAGGGTAGTAACTCTCAAAACTGAAACCGGACCTTCGACGCGACCAGTTGAAAAACTCTGCATATTGCCAGAAGCATTCCAGCCTCAAGATCACCGACGTTCCCTTGAAAACCAGACAGATCAGACCACCCCCTTGTGTTCGTga